tctcAGTGGCCCTTACACTCCTCTCCCTGATCCTTCCTCTCCCTTCAatccccctggcccctccctgctcATTTTCTGTGTGCCCCatttccaccccatccccactccccttcccccatcaccctggacctcctccctgcaccccctaGGTAGCCGGGAAATCCCACCCCTCCATTCCTCCTctaattcccctcccctccccctggcctgGGGCTAGATTGGAGCTGGcagcccctagaggggaaaggctcaTATCCCATTTCTGGCCCCCTAAGCCAGCCAGGCCCCCCACCTTGGGCTGGATCACAGCCAGCGCCCCCTACAGGGGAAAGGCCCCCTGTCCTCTCCTCGGTGCTGACCCCTcgtttcctcccccctcccccagagtttTGGAGCTCTTCTCTCAATGCCAAGGACCCCCTGGAGTCGCCTGAGCCCCAACTCTGTGAGgatgctgcccctgcagctggccAGCTGGGTGCGATCCCCACGCGGAGCCCAGGGGAGCTGGACTGCGGCCTGGGCAACGGGGCGCTGGGCTTCCTGAACCCCCTGTTCCAGGGCAGGGACGGGGGCTCACGGCGGGACGACTTCAAGCGCAGCATTAAAGTGCGGGTGTCCACCGAGAcctccagccctctctcacctCCCCCCAAGCCACCgccccccatccctgccagcCAGACAGGGACGTCCCCCACCCTGCGCCAGGAACCGGGCCAGTACTCACCGCTCAGCATGTCAGGGTATCGGGTGCCCCAGCGGGCTGGGGAGCCTCTTAATCCCGAGCCAGCCGGGAGCAGCCTCCCATCCCTGCAGGAGCTGGACAGCGGGTCCCCCAGTGGCTCAGAGAGCGAGGGGGGTGGGGGTCCACGGGCCCCCTCACCTCCTGCCCAGCGCCGCCCCCGTGCCCCCCTGCGCTGCATGAGCGATGCCGTCTTGGCAGTGCTGGCCCCTGAGAAACAGCTGTCACGGGCCGTGGAGGGGCTGGCGCGGGACCGGAgcaccaggctgggagccagcGTCCAGGATTTCCTGACTCTAGtgaggggtggcgggggggagtggCAGTCCAGCCACGAGCTGCTGAGCCCCATCCGGACCTTCCTGACCAACACCAaggcccagctgctgcagagcccagccctggagctgccaaGCCCCACGCTGCTGCCTGACCACAGGCTgggtgagtggggctgggggaagggatccagggtgcctgggttctattcccagctctgggacaggtATGGAGTCTACTGGGTtagagctgtggggctgggagctaggactcctgggttctgtccccagctctgggaggcgagtggggtgtaatggttagagcaggggtggctgggagccaggactgctgggttctaagagaagggtgggggttggggcaggggagagccaggatgcctgggttctattcccagttcagGAAGGGGAATGCAGTCTAGTGGggaccaggacacctgggttctattcccagctcagagaagggagtggggcctagtgggttagagcagtggggctgggagccgggactcctggctctgtcactagCCCATGTAACCCACTCCTACTCCGCAGATGCTGTGCTGGAACGGGCCCTCCATCGTTGTGTGCTGAAGCCCCTCAAACCAGTGCTGGCATCACGGCTGTGCAGGCGACGCATGGCAGATGGGTCCCTGGGCCAGCTCCGGGAGAACCTGCGGCTGGTGCGGGAGCGGGGCCCTGGTGCCTTCCCGGCACGGGCGACGCTGCCTAGCCCCCCCGACACCCAGCGGGCACGGCGCAAACTGCTGCAGCTTCTGCGCGCCTATTCGCCCAGCACCCAGGTGACACTGCTGCTGCAGGCCTGCAAGGGTGTCTACCGAGCCATGGGGGCAGCCCCGGGTACGGATCCCTTCATCCCTTCCCCCCGTCCCCTCCCTCGCCCACGTGATGCTGCTCCTGCAGGGCTGCAAAGGTGTCTGCAGAGCCATGGGGGGGGCCCCCGCACAGCCTTCCCGACCACCCTAACCTGCATGGCCCCCCTGCCTCCCGTTCTTCCTCGCCCAGCACCCAGGCCTAGGAGGGCGTCTCTGCAGCCATAGATCTGTCCCCAAGTATGGACAACCCCCATACGGCCCCCTGTTCCCCAGCACCATCCCCATACCACccagtctgcccccccccccccacctccaacctGCTCATTCCCTACAACCTCCTGATCCTCCCCATATCCCCATACCTGCCCACCCCCGTAACTGACCCCTGTGCCCTCCCACACCTAACATAGCCACCCtggtctccccctgcccctccctccccagtcccCCAATCTGTGCAACCTGCACCCCATGCCTCCTCAGCTTCCAggatccctcccccatccctgcccagcctgtgcTCTCCATGCTactccccgctgggaggccccctcccccagctcatgCTCCCAACGCCACCTGCCTCCCCTACTGCCaggacccccccatcccccttatgttcctgctccatccctgccAGCACCCACTCACatgtctcctcttccccccagatGGGAGCTATGGGGCGGACGAGTTCTTGCCAGTTCTGAGTTTCATCCTGGCTCAGTGCGACCTGCCCCAGCTGCTCATGGAGGCTGAGTACATGATGGAGCTGATGGAGCCCAGCCAGCTCCTGGGGGAAGGTAAGGGAGATGCCTAGGCCCTCCACTACCCCTTTTCCTTGTCCCGctaagccagccagtcccctcaccctggggccagatcagagatggcgccccctagaggggaaaatCCCTGAGTCCGTTTACTTCCCTAAAtgctgggcggggtgggggaccACCTAATCatctgaacgtgagctcccagtgcgacgctgtgaccaaaagggctaaAGCGGTCCCGGGGTGTGTAACAGGGGAATCTCGACTAGGAGAAGGGAGGTTCTGTTACCTCCGGGTGTGGCGCTGGTGCCCTGCGGCCAGTCCTGGTGCCCACAATGCAAGAGGGATGCTGATAAAGCTCAGAGCAGAGTCACGAGAACGACTAAAGGCTCAGAGAACAAGCCTCAGAGGGAGAGACCCCAGGAGCTcgatctgtttagtttaacagagAAAAGGTTAAGCGTGATCCCAGTctaagtacctacgtggggaacagAAACGGGAGAGCACacggctcttcagtctagcagccG
The sequence above is drawn from the Natator depressus isolate rNatDep1 chromosome 7, rNatDep2.hap1, whole genome shotgun sequence genome and encodes:
- the RIN1 gene encoding ras and Rab interactor 1, with the translated sequence MEPPDQPDGLGRDPVYDVPDPHVFPQPRPARGSLNSVSLLDRLLLTQSVWLQLSLNSATALHILQREPPGTFLVRRSNTHRRRVLCLRLLDDLAPAFVASYCLQERAAGISLEGSSQSFPDMLHLVASYCQSREVLPVALRLPPPIQQAVSHKELEAISHLGLEFWSSSLNAKDPLESPEPQLCEDAAPAAGQLGAIPTRSPGELDCGLGNGALGFLNPLFQGRDGGSRRDDFKRSIKVRVSTETSSPLSPPPKPPPPIPASQTGTSPTLRQEPGQYSPLSMSGYRVPQRAGEPLNPEPAGSSLPSLQELDSGSPSGSESEGGGGPRAPSPPAQRRPRAPLRCMSDAVLAVLAPEKQLSRAVEGLARDRSTRLGASVQDFLTLVRGGGGEWQSSHELLSPIRTFLTNTKAQLLQSPALELPSPTLLPDHRLDAVLERALHRCVLKPLKPVLASRLCRRRMADGSLGQLRENLRLVRERGPGAFPARATLPSPPDTQRARRKLLQLLRAYSPSTQVTLLLQACKGVYRAMGAAPDGSYGADEFLPVLSFILAQCDLPQLLMEAEYMMELMEPSQLLGEGGYYLTTLQASLALLERFHEEEPRELHPDVQRTLSWQHPCPPGRPPGSPCQDPRPEKTQAPCSGCHSTTPALGAQGTAEQLRGHPTDNSLPLHPEGQRQPQEHPAQHRLPGEMGPGPGPPHRLLREGAVDLDEPL